GCAATGGTCGTGGCGATGTCAAAATTGCCGATCATGCCGAGTATGCCTGTCTTTCGTAACAGAATGCTCCATCTGACCGCGGTCGCGAACTGACCGGCAGAATCGAATACCGCCGGATCATCGATCTTATCAAAATTGCCTTGCAGGATATCGGTCAGGTGTTTGCGCTTCATAAGCTTTGCCGCCGTAACCAGTATATATGAAAGGGCTACAATAGCAAGCTGAAAGTGATGAAAAACTAACGAAATATCAATGTCATCTATCTGTTGTCGCGGTAATCATCGCAGCGACGGGTTTTTCTGTCGCTCGCTAAAAATCTTGACTTTCTTACGAATATCGATACAATATTGGAGTGATCGCTAAAATTGAAGAAGGGATCCGCGAGATCAGAAAAGGGAAGCCTGTGATCGTGGTCGACGATGAAGCCCGCGAGAATGAAGGTGACTTTATTGCGGCCGCCGAAAAAGTTAGCCCGCGTCTAATCAACTTCATGGCCGAGCACGGCCGGGGATTGATCTGCGTTCCGCTTACCCAGGACCGGCTGGAACAGCTTGACATACCGGTCATGGTCCAGGATAACACGGCGCTCCACGGAACGACCTTTACGGTCAGCGTGGACGCCATCAAGGGAACCACGACCGGGATCTCTGCATATGACCGCGCGAAAACGGTCAAGGCGCTGATCGACAAAAAAACAAAACCGTCAGACCTGGCCCGGCCCGGGCATATCTTCCCTCTGCGCGCAGCCCAGGGTGGTGTCCTGCGCAGGGCGGGTCATACCGAGGCCAGTATCGACCTTGCAAGGCTTGCCGGTTTTTACCCGGCGGGCGTGCTCTGTGAAATAATGGATGCCAGCGGCCACATGGCGCGGCTGCCACAGCTGGCACGGATCGCAAAGAAGCTGCGCCTGAAGATCATTACCGTGAAAAATCTCATTGAATACCGCCGCCGGAATGAAAAACTCGTCACGCGCGTACTTGCGACGCGTTTGCCAACAAAGTACGGCGATTTCTCCCTGATCCTTTATGAGGATACCCTGAACCACGACCACCATGTCGCCCTGGTATGCGGCGAGGTCGCGGGCAAGAAAGACGTGCTCGTACGCGTGCATTCCCAATGTCTGACCGGTGATGTCTTCCATTCGCTGAGGTGCGACTGCGGAGACCAGCTGGATATGGCGCTGAAGCTCATAGCAAAGAACAAAAACGGCGTTTTCTTGTATATGAGGCAGGAAGGACGGGGCATCGGTCTGGCCAATAAGCTTAAAGCATACCAGCTGCAGGACCAGGGAATGGACACGGTCGAGGCGAATATCGCATTGGGCTTTGCGCCGGACCTGCGCGACTACGGGATCGGCGCCCAGATCCTGGCCGATCTGGGTCTTTCGACCGTACGATTGTTGACGAATAACCCCAAAAAGATCATCGGTCTCGAGGGTTACGGGCTGAAAGTGACGGAACAGGTCCTGATCTTTGCTCCTCATAAGCAAAATCTGAGATACCTGAGAACTAAAAAGGAAAAACTGGGTCATCTCATACCGGAGGCCGTTTTCGACAATAAGGATTATTAGGAAACAGTTAGTAGCGAACTTTGTGCATAAACACGGGAGGCAACGAATGAAGGAAATTAAAGGAAGTCTGATCGGCAAAGGCAAACATTTCGCGGTCATCGTCTCCAGGTTCAACGAATTCATATCCAGGAAGCTGCTGGAAGGCGCCATTGATTGCCTGTTGCGGCACGGTGTCAAGGACAGCGAAATCGAGGTGTTCTGGACGCCGGGCGGATTTGAAATACCCGGACTCGCTAAAAGGCTCAAGAGTACGAAATTCGATGGCCTTATATGCCTGGGAGCGGTTGTCCGGGGCGATACGCCCCATTTTGACTACATCGCCAACGAGGTCACCAAGGGCAT
This window of the bacterium genome carries:
- a CDS encoding bifunctional 3,4-dihydroxy-2-butanone-4-phosphate synthase/GTP cyclohydrolase II, with the protein product MIAKIEEGIREIRKGKPVIVVDDEARENEGDFIAAAEKVSPRLINFMAEHGRGLICVPLTQDRLEQLDIPVMVQDNTALHGTTFTVSVDAIKGTTTGISAYDRAKTVKALIDKKTKPSDLARPGHIFPLRAAQGGVLRRAGHTEASIDLARLAGFYPAGVLCEIMDASGHMARLPQLARIAKKLRLKIITVKNLIEYRRRNEKLVTRVLATRLPTKYGDFSLILYEDTLNHDHHVALVCGEVAGKKDVLVRVHSQCLTGDVFHSLRCDCGDQLDMALKLIAKNKNGVFLYMRQEGRGIGLANKLKAYQLQDQGMDTVEANIALGFAPDLRDYGIGAQILADLGLSTVRLLTNNPKKIIGLEGYGLKVTEQVLIFAPHKQNLRYLRTKKEKLGHLIPEAVFDNKDY
- the ribH gene encoding 6,7-dimethyl-8-ribityllumazine synthase, with translation MKEIKGSLIGKGKHFAVIVSRFNEFISRKLLEGAIDCLLRHGVKDSEIEVFWTPGGFEIPGLAKRLKSTKFDGLICLGAVVRGDTPHFDYIANEVTKGIATLNLEPGPPVIYGIITADTTEQAIERAGTKKGNKGWDAAMTALEMADLYTKINVKPKTKR